Below is a window of Ruegeria sp. THAF33 DNA.
GAGCGCGGCTGCGGGCTTCATCCTTTGCAAAGCCCGAGAATGTGAGGCCATACATCACGTTTTCCAGCACGCTCATGTGAGGGAAAAGCGCGTATGACTGGAACACCATGGATACGTCACGGTCGGTTGCGGGCAATTTGGTCACGTCTCGATCTCCGATCAGGATCTTGCCCGAGCTTGCCATTTCCAACCCGGCAATCATGCGCAGAGTCGTTGTTTTCCCACAGCCTGACGGGCCAAGCAGTGTGACGAGCTTTCCCGCCTCGACGTTCAGGTTGATGTTGTCGACGGCAACGACATCCTTGCCGAACACTTTCGACACGTTCTCAAAGCGTACCGGGGCGGCCTTGGAACCGATTTTGGTGTCGGTCATGGCGATGTCTCCGTAGCGTGCTGCGTGCGTCGGCCAATCTGGACCCGACCGACGAGAAGTTGCAATAAGCCGACCGCCGCGAGCATCACGAAGATCAGCGTCGTCGAATAGGCGATCGCAAGGCCATAGTCGTTGTTCTCGACTCGACCGATGATGTAGCTGGTCGCCATGTCATATTCTGCGCTGACCAGAAAGATGACGGCCGAGATCGCCGTCATGGCGCGCACAAAGCTGTATACAAGCGCGGCAAGTATCGCAGGGCGCAACAGCGGCAGAATGATATTTCGGAACGTCTGCCACGAGTTTGCACCAAGGGTCAGCGAGGATTCATCAAGGCTGCGGTCAAGCTGCGACATGCTCGCGATCCCCGCACGAACGCCGACCGGCATATTGCGGAAGATGAAGCTGACAACGAGAATGACACCCGTACCCGTGATTTCAATTGGCGGAACGTTGAAGGCCAGGATGTAGCTGACGCCGATCACTGTCCCGGGGATAGCGAAGGACAGCATTGTTCCAAATTCGAAAGCGTTCTTGCCTGCAAAACTTTGTCTTGTCAGCAGATAGGCGGTCACCAGGCCAACGGCGGCAGTCAATGGCGCAGCAATGGCCGCGATGGTTATGGTGGTCCAGAAACTGTCCCAAGCTGCCCCGGTCCAGCGAATACCCTCTTCTTCGAAGCGGACCGAGAATGCAGTGATATAGTGTTTGATCGTCAGCGAGTTATCGACGCCCCACAGCTCGACAACACTGCCGTAAATGATCATCGCGTAGACAACAATTGTGAACAGCGCCCAACCCAGAGCGACGAGCAGTACCGGAACAGAAAGGCCAGTGGGCATCAGTGGATGAACGCCGGCATCCCCTTTGCCAGTGACGGTTGTATAGCTTTTCTTCCCCAGCCAGACACGCTGCGCGTAGAAGGCGGAAAGAGTGAAGAACAGAAGCACCATGGCCAGAACCGCGGCCCTGCCCTGATCGTACTGAGCGCCGACGATGGCAAAGAATATCTCGGTCGAAAGCACGTCGAAATTCCCGCCCAATACAAGCGGATTTCCGAAATCGGCCATGCTTTCGATGAAGCCCAGAAGAAATGCGTTCGCAAGACCAGGCCGCATCAGGGGCAAGGAAACCGTCTTGAATGTCTGCCATCTGCTGGCGCGGAGCGTTTGCGCCGCTTCTTCCATCGACGGAGAGACACCTTCAACCACACCGATCAGAACAAGAAACGCAATTGGCGTAAACGCGAGTGTCTGCGCGATCAGGATGCCCGGCATTCCGTAAAGCCAGCGTGTCGGTTGCGTGCCGAACAGTTCGGCAAAGAACCGGGTGACGGACCCGGACAGGCCAAAAAGCAGGATCAGCGCCAGGCCGATCACGAATGGCGGGGTGATTATTGGCAGAACGGTCAGAGCGCGCAACGCGCGCTTGTAGCGGAAACCCGAACGCGTCACGACCAACGCGAAACATAGGCCGAGGATCGTTGTGATGAAGCCAACGAGGATGGCAAGGAAAAGTGAGTTCCAGGCCGCACCGCATCGGGCACCATGAAAACACCCCAGGCCCCACAGTCGATCATCGAAAAACTTTGAGAAGAAAACTGCGATGGAATACGCGCCGTCTTCGGTGATGAAGGCAGCGAAAAGCATCTTCGCGATGGGGAAAAAGACAAACGCGGTGACAATTGTAATAACGCCTCCGATGGCGCTTACGACAAAGACGTCACCGTTAATGGCACCCCTTGCCGCGATCCCCTGAGTAAGCAGGAACAGAAAGCTCGAGGCACATATCATCGCGCCATAGCCCATGCCGAACTGACGGTCGCCAAGTTCGCCAAACATCGCCTCCAACCAATGAAAGTTGAAACCTCTGATGCCAATGCTGAACCCCTGAGCGATCAGCCAGCCAAAGCCAAGCGCCCCTGACAGGATCAAGATGCGGGCGTAAACTGGATCAGATTTGGTGCGCTTCAACACCAGAAGCGGCAGGGCCAGTGCGATCAAAAGCGGAGCGAGCCAAAGTTTTTCACCTTGCCCAATCAGAAACGCAGCGGGGGCGTAACCCTCATCGAATGGATAGCCGTCCAAAAGCCACTCGAACGACCAAAGGCCACCGTCGACCATGTACCAAGGTAACAGGCAGAATCCGACCCACCCGGCCGTGATCCAGAAGATCAGGACCGGATGGGTCGTTTTTGAAGTCTGGTCAGTCATTTACTGCGGCAGAGTCGAAACCTCTTCGTCCCATTTCTGCAACAGACGCTTCCGTTCGTCTGAGGAACCATACTTTTTGAAGTCATAATCAATCAGCTTGATCTGACTCATGTCAGGCGCGCTCTCCGAAGTTTTCGCGTTCTTGTTCGACGGCACCTGAAACGCGTTGACCTGAAGAGCAAGATTCTGAGCTTCTGGAGACAGCGCCCAGTCATAGAACTTTTTCGCCTCTTCTTCGTTGCGCGCCCCTTTGACAATCGACATCGAGCCGATTTCGTATCCCGTGCCCTCGCATGGCGCGACGACCTTAATCGGGAATCCTGAAACGGCCTGCTTTACAGCATCATGCATGAAGACGATACCAATGGTGTTCTCACCACGACCGGCCGCCTTGATCGGCGCGGACCCGGACTTGGTATATTGGTTGATGTTCGAATGCAGACCCTTCATGAACTCAAAGCCTTCGTCCTCGCCAAAGATCTGAACCATCGACGCCAGCGTGGTATAGGCCGTACCTGATGAGTTCGGATTCGCCATCTGAACGTGGCCCTTGTATTCGGGCTTCAGCAGGTCTTTCCAACAGGCCGGTTCGGGCAGGTTGTTTGCAGCGATAAGATCGGAATTGTAGCCGTAGCCAAGTGCGCCCGAATAGATGCCGATCGTTCTGTTGCCCGCGCTTTCTGCCTGGGATATCGCCCAATCATGAAGCTGGTCGCGCATGGGCGAAATGTATTCCATCGTCAGGCCCTCTTCAGCGGCCTGCAAGTGCGGATCACCCGTACCACCCCACCAAACGTCTCCTTTCGGGTTCGAGCTTTCGGCGCGTATTTGTGCAAAGGTTTCCCCTGATGACTTCCGGGTCATGTTGACGTCGATGCCCGTCGCATCTTCAAAGCTGCGCGCCATCAGTTGGCACCAGTCTTCTTGCGCCGAACAATAAAGTGTCAGCTTGTCGGCCTGTGCCGCCGACAGTGACGCTGCCAGGGCGATCACCGATCCAACCGTGGTGGATATCAATTTCCTCATTTTCTTCCTCCCTTTGAGCTTGATGCGTCCGGGTTTCCCGGTTCTTTCATGCCCTTCCTCATGCAGCCTGTCGAAGTTTCTTTATGACAGTTTTGACTTCTGGATTGTCTGTCAGATTGTTCAGTAAATCTGACAGGTCGCTTTCTTGAACCAACTTTGCGGCCTTTGCCGGTGAAAACCAGTGACGCGTGCGTTCACCTTTTTCCTTCCAGCTTCGCTTCAGCTTTTCGACGACCATCGGATAAAGGGTGACGCGGCAGCGAACGCTGCTTCGCCCCTCGTATCGTTTGTCATAGAAAAAATGACCGATTGGCCGTTTCGATATGGTGCCGACGGCGCCAGCTTCTTCTTGCGC
It encodes the following:
- a CDS encoding iron ABC transporter permease gives rise to the protein MTDQTSKTTHPVLIFWITAGWVGFCLLPWYMVDGGLWSFEWLLDGYPFDEGYAPAAFLIGQGEKLWLAPLLIALALPLLVLKRTKSDPVYARILILSGALGFGWLIAQGFSIGIRGFNFHWLEAMFGELGDRQFGMGYGAMICASSFLFLLTQGIAARGAINGDVFVVSAIGGVITIVTAFVFFPIAKMLFAAFITEDGAYSIAVFFSKFFDDRLWGLGCFHGARCGAAWNSLFLAILVGFITTILGLCFALVVTRSGFRYKRALRALTVLPIITPPFVIGLALILLFGLSGSVTRFFAELFGTQPTRWLYGMPGILIAQTLAFTPIAFLVLIGVVEGVSPSMEEAAQTLRASRWQTFKTVSLPLMRPGLANAFLLGFIESMADFGNPLVLGGNFDVLSTEIFFAIVGAQYDQGRAAVLAMVLLFFTLSAFYAQRVWLGKKSYTTVTGKGDAGVHPLMPTGLSVPVLLVALGWALFTIVVYAMIIYGSVVELWGVDNSLTIKHYITAFSVRFEEEGIRWTGAAWDSFWTTITIAAIAAPLTAAVGLVTAYLLTRQSFAGKNAFEFGTMLSFAIPGTVIGVSYILAFNVPPIEITGTGVILVVSFIFRNMPVGVRAGIASMSQLDRSLDESSLTLGANSWQTFRNIILPLLRPAILAALVYSFVRAMTAISAVIFLVSAEYDMATSYIIGRVENNDYGLAIAYSTTLIFVMLAAVGLLQLLVGRVQIGRRTQHATETSP
- a CDS encoding ABC transporter substrate-binding protein, with amino-acid sequence MRKLISTTVGSVIALAASLSAAQADKLTLYCSAQEDWCQLMARSFEDATGIDVNMTRKSSGETFAQIRAESSNPKGDVWWGGTGDPHLQAAEEGLTMEYISPMRDQLHDWAISQAESAGNRTIGIYSGALGYGYNSDLIAANNLPEPACWKDLLKPEYKGHVQMANPNSSGTAYTTLASMVQIFGEDEGFEFMKGLHSNINQYTKSGSAPIKAAGRGENTIGIVFMHDAVKQAVSGFPIKVVAPCEGTGYEIGSMSIVKGARNEEEAKKFYDWALSPEAQNLALQVNAFQVPSNKNAKTSESAPDMSQIKLIDYDFKKYGSSDERKRLLQKWDEEVSTLPQ
- a CDS encoding NUDIX hydrolase → MGDSETADQIAALPMRWDKTGKLRVLMVTSRDTGRWVIPKGWLMDGKKPWQAAEIEAQEEAGAVGTISKRPIGHFFYDKRYEGRSSVRCRVTLYPMVVEKLKRSWKEKGERTRHWFSPAKAAKLVQESDLSDLLNNLTDNPEVKTVIKKLRQAA